The sequence AGTGCAGGGGCACAAGTATGAGTGCCTACGTTGACTGATTCAGTTGATTAATGACCAAACCCCTATAACAACAGGGAGCCTAGTAGGTAACCCGACACCAGGCAGCTAATTGATAGCTACGTCGTTAGTGACTTTATGAAATGGCTAGACTAGCCTTCTTGAGTCGACATTTCAGTTTCTGTTAGCCTACATCAGTGGACGATCGAGGCCAGTTCAAccttttgtctggcgacccatcaacaacaaaaaaaaataaacattggCTCTCGTGCCCCTTCTCTCCAACTGGCAAACATTAATTTCATTTTGGAAAATGTTGCGAGATGGACATCGGTGGCGGAATGTCTTCTTGTAGTTAGGCTGTCAATACCAAAGCATTAATGCATGACAGCCTTCCACAATCTTATTTATTATTTTCCAATGGATACTACATCAAGTGTGCAACTGGTGCTCCAGTGGCTGCATAAGCCGttgcaagctcacacacacagcatcttcgAGTTCATCGTTGAAAGAGGCACAGGTGAGATTTGAGTTTGCGTAGGCTATACACGCacgttaaacattatgatgctccggacctttgcttgaggacattttccgtaactggacctcgctgaTAGGCTAACTGAATACTCCTGGCGTAAACAGAGCATCCACTTTCGGGAGGAACATGGGAATTCTGAGAGTTGTAAATCTACATCTAGGGCTACTGAATATCCCAGttttcaatagcctacattggttTAACTTTTTTAGAGCATTTGAATTCAGACTGCAAAACATTTCGCAACCCCTCCTATACTTTTCCCCATATCACTCCGACTGACTCCGGAAACATTAGGCTACTCAAATTCTAATTCAAAAGCAGACTAGTCTGGGATTGGAACTCACCTTACGCATCTTAAGCGAGAATAGACCTAGCCCCCTAGACCAACAAATCCATTTTTAATACGATGGCCAATACACATTTATGCCGCACAAAATGTTAGAGAATGACAAAAGCCTTAACCTCAAGCCTTTCCATAAAATATCCACTAGTCTTCAATCTTAAATGATAGATCTCCTAAAATGACTCGGTGCCATGAATAGCTTTAGCCTAAAAACAGTTAGGGACTATTCAAATTTGTTAAAAGTCCCGGGACATAGCTACGGTCTCAACAAAATTAATTTAGGCCTAGTAAAATTCGGTTTCACGCAGTGCACGTCTTCTGTCACAGGCATAAGCATGTAGGCTATTGAATTCGATAATTACACACATCGGTAGGCTAATTGTCCTACATTTGTGAACGCAAAATAATTAAAAATCCTTCGTTTGTTTagtaaaacaaatatatataaattgtATAGGCATATCACTAATGGAAACCGTTCTTGATGTTTTGTGCATTTTCAAATTTAACAAATTCCACAAAAATACTCCTGGTAAGTTTTGAATGTCCTGCTACGTTGATTGCGTTGGATGATAAGAACCACGAACCAGACTTCAGAATAATTTTTTTTCGCCGACAGCGGCTATTTTCTATACAAATCTTATGAAGTTCAGTGTTCACAGGGCTCAGCATCCTCGAAAAATCCCACGGCGCAGAACGTTTTTTTCCCGCAGAGAAAAGTTGAAATAGTCCATGTTCAACTTTTTTCAACTGGGTTGTCCAGTGTATAttagtttttttaaaaaaaaaaacgtttttaaAAGCATATGGGACTTTTTATTACCCGTCATACAACACTTTGAtacacaaacaatgtaagaacacatgtacacatctCATCCCACACTGCACAGATATTGTACAATTATAAATAAAAATCCTATCAGTAAAAATATATAGCATAGGACATGCTGGAGCCATATAACATGATCTAATAACTAATAAAGTGGACATAATTGAGTGTAATCTATTTTGTCACAGTTTGAAAGAAGCTTCAGAGTCGCTGAATCTGAAGACAGCTGCACATATTACAAAACGTATGAATACACTGTGGTAGCACAATAATAAAATGGgaatggagaaaaagaaaatctcACCCAAGACTAAAGCAACTTTAAAAGCTTTTTTCAGGGACTGGTATAGAAGGCATAATAGCCCATGCTTTTGGAAGAAGTCTCTCTGGCCAAGTTTTCTGGAACTCCCAAGTCCTCACCCTTCACTGTTGGAGAGCCCTCCACACTGGACTCCTCCGGAGAGACCCGTCTGCGCTTGCACCCTATGGCGTAAACCCCAGGGTCTGCTGCGTCCAGCGGCTTCAGAGACGAGGGCGTCTCCAGCCAGGCTGGCGTCTGCTGTGCACCTGACAATCCCTCCTCTCTCGCTTTGTCCTTCTCACACATTTGGTCGTCCGTGAAACCGGTGGGGCTTGGCTTGGGGGACCAGGGCAGGCCTGTAGTGGTCATCTTTCTTTGGTAGGCGCTGCGCGGGCCCCACCCGGCAGCCACCGACGTGAAGGCAGAGTCCGAGTAGTACCCGAAAGAGTGCGACGTGGGGAGGGGCAAAGGTTTAATGCCATACGGGAGCAGGCCGCTGGAGTAGTCACCGTCGTACGAGGCCATGTCCAGTTTGTTAGCACTCGTCTGCTGCATGGGGGCGACAAACCACCTCTGCGCAGAGGCAGAGCCCACGTCTTCCGTCTGTGGAGAGAGCAGACCGTTGGTTTGCGGCACTGCCCGTTCGCCATTGTAGAAGCGGCCCTGGTTGGTCACGAGCTGATCCTGGAGGAAGGGCTGCATGGCGTAGCGGGCTCCGGGCACGATCTGGTGGGAGCGAGGGGAGTctgtgggggatggagtaaaccTTTCTCCATCTGGTGCGGTGTACATCCTGGAAATTAGGAGGGAAAAATGAAGGCTTGTGGATATTCCCATTCAAACATGTACTCTCTGGACATGAGCATCTAAAGCATGCATTATTGTATCTCCTACGGCCGCTTATTATAATGTTGCAAATAGAAGATGAAATGTATTAGTACTtaaaatgcatgcatgcacatttcAAAAGTCACAGTAAGATATTTCCTTGGTcaaagagacaaaaaaaggCACTCACGAATCATAATTATCTCGAAACCCCTTTGCAAATGGATTGTGGTCGATCTTCAACTGTGTAATCTAAAAAGTGGGAACAAAATTTAGTGAATTGAGAAACGCACCAGCGACCCTCACAAAGCCagacaacacacaaacagttaCTTACATCAGTGTTCTGATATGCAGTTACAGCAATAAACTGGTTCTCAACGAAGGTGAAGGTCTGGGTCTTTGAATCACAATTTAAATCTTCCACTCCTTCCTCACCAACTTCTACAATATGAAGTCTTGGCTGATACTTATGAAGGGACTGAAGGACAATCATCTGCATGATGGAAATAAatgtacaaaaacacaaacacaaaaactgtAGCTTTAGCTTTAATcaatgacgggggggggggggcatcaagAGCTTTTTACGAATGTATACACCAGTCATTGCTTTTACATTAACAACAGTGAAACCGGTCTTCTAAATGCAACATACTGCTAAATAACTATTTACTACTTAAACAGAATATGAGCTCCGCTCCATCAattatgttttttattatttttataaatgttgcaataatgtaaatgaatttatatatatatatatatatatatatataaaaaatattattttaccTGAGAATTGCTGCTGCTTGCTCCTTTGTTATTAGTCAGTTTGAGTTTGCCAAATGAGATCTCTTGTCTCATCCAATGAGCACCCGTATTAGGAGATTCCGGATGAACATACACCTTGTTTCCTAACAATCGAAATATAATTGGTTTAGAATCTGACACAGTAAAATTGATCACCCTAGTATAACTTAACGGAGTACGTTTGCAATAGAGAAAACTGCTCTGACAGTGAAAATGGTCAATAGAGGCACCTgctgaaactggctcttaaattccaattcaattcttgaatttcacttgcatttcaattgaggtagtaAACAGGAAGCataattgcaattcgaattgtgcacaaacCTACCTTGCATGTTATTATCTGCCTTTCCGCAAGTCACCCATTTGCCCCCTTGAAATCTCCAATGGTTCGGATCAGCCAAAACGATCTCCACGAAAACATTGTAATGTACGTTCAGTCTTAAAGCTGTAATATTAAAACTCAGAAAGGGAAACATCCGCCTGAAAAAATACAAGGGTGAATAAATCTTCAGTAAATCTGATTTTAAAAAGAAATAAGTAAAAACACTAACTCCAAATGGCCTAAAATAATTGTAAAATTGGCACGGAAGGTTTTCAGATTTCGAAATATGGGATGAGCAAAAATGGCCTATATCGACCATATTTTTGGCCATATCCCCGGTCTATCTGCATGATTGTGTATTTGGTATTGTGCATAGCATTATGACACCAAATGTAATAGGCAGGAGGATATTATCGTCTCACATTCTTAGCGTGAAATTATCAAATTCAGTCAAATACGTTTAAATTAATTATCAATGGGTGAAGAATGGTGCAATCAAGACAAACTTCCTTCatttataccaacttaaaatCATTTCAACAAACCTGCCCTGTTTGGTAATTATCATCTCCGTCTGATGTCGGTGAAACTTCATCCAGAGAGGGCGATTGCAAAGATACACCTGAGCCCTCAGACCAGTACCTGTTCCTGAGAGCGGCATGGGACCAATACCGGGTCCACTTCCTTGATAGGATGGATAGATGCAGCCGTGACCCTGTCCGAACTGGTAGCCTGAACCGCACTGTCCACGTCCAGTGCATACAGGAGAGAAGCCCGTGGAGGGGAGGACGGAACTATAGTGCAGCGACGCTGAATACCTGGCGCCATCGGATCCTGCGTAAATTGTTCCCGCTTGACCCGGGTAAGGAAACAGAGAACAGGGATTCATGTCTTGCGTTTGGTGCGAAGACGCCGAGATAAAATAACGATCGGGGCTAATTCCGCCTAGCCTGTTACTGGATGCGTCTTCTTCCTCCGTCGTCAGAGAACTTTTTCGGTCTTGGACAGAGGccttagacagagagagagcatcgttctgtctctctccaagCATTTCGTCGTTTTCCGTTTTGGATAAAAACTTTTTCGCTCCTGGCTGAGGTTGAGAGGCTGGTGGATTAACCTCTTGAAAATCAGTCGGTACTGTGCCAGGACTGTTTTTGTTATTCTCGGTTAACGAATGGCAAAACGATTTCGGTAGGTTAATAGAAGTGTCATCCAGTTCTCCCTCTCCTAGCTGCATCATACAGGCAATAACAACGGCACCTGGAAACAAGAGAAAGACGATCTCCTCATCACATGAGCCAAGAATATTTTTCCATGCGGTAGACACGCAGCAGCCACACCTCCAACTCAACTCTGCTACCACGTGCATCTAATAACACAAAATCCAGGTAACCATCTTAAATTGGATTGGTCTCAATTCCAATTTGTTCCTAACCGTAGGCGGGGCCCGAGAAAAAGCTAGCCAACTTGCCATCACTGTGGCATTGAAGTAGACACGTGAGGCCAGTTATTTAGCAGGTTTCTCCTACAATTTCACACCATTCTGATATCAGTGATGATGTAAAACATCATTTTCAAAGCCGTGGTGTTGTCAACTTCTGGTTACCCAATAGGCcacctgtaggctacttaaGACAGCTTTACAAAATATTCTGGGGTCCACCCTTTAGGACACAATTGATCTGCTGTTAGTTGTAATAAATGGATTTTAAAGATACAATTGTGTGAGGGAAATGTTTGCTTTGACCGCTTACCTATAGCTACTTAGTGAACGCTTAGACCTCATCGAGAGGCAAATCGTTTGTGTTAATTGGTGTATTCgcattgcatttttactgtggcTGGTCTAAGTCTTTGCACCAACATGTGGAAGTGCGTTAACAAGAAGTTTCCACATCAATTGACACTCGACCTATCTTAATTTTAGACAAGTGTGCGAGCGCTATTGTGCAGCTCTCTCAATTAATCAGAACGTATTTTAATTTCAACACATATTTGTATTAGTAGGCTATtgctattattatattatattatattataataatagaaataataataataataataataatattcaaCATTATGTATTTTTCTCATCTCTGGAACAAAACAATTTGAGCATCATTGGTCAAGCACTAAAGTTGGGAATAGTATGTTATGACTTAAAAAAATACTGCTTAAACATTGACTATTTTAATTAGAAATGTACGAATATATTCACTACGCCACATACGCTACCCAGTACACCTATACCAGCTAGTCATATGTGTAAATCCCGATAATAGGGGAATACGTGTAATAAGTGTGCTATTATTTTTCCCGTATGAGGAGACCTAGCCCATCTGTTGAGGATAACGTCAGAGAGCTTACAAATCGGATAGCTTTAAAATCATTACACTACTTTATTAGCCTACGTTACACTTTACACTGCTTTTAAATAGACTAAGccaaattataaaaaaatatgACATGCCatcgtaggctatatttaaacaTGAAGATAGCATAGGCTTACACCAATTGCCCAGATATCACTTGTTTAAGATGTATTATCATAATTCTAAAAACAAGTAATATTTTCTTTCGGCAACAAACGTGTCAACGTTAAAATGTATGGCAACATAATCATTTTCTAAGCAAGTGATCTGTTAGATAGTTAGCCTACTTACCCTGTTCCCCCTGTTTCTGTGTAGGTATGACACTGTCTGATTCACAGCGCTTGCCTCTACCACAAGCTGAAGGCGTGTGAACAGCTCCAATCCCCCGTCTTATTACCACCATGAGGGACCTGTGAATTGAGTGCACATAGCGCTCCCTGCGTCGTCAGTGGTCGGAGCCTTTCTCGCGCTTTCCCTTCTGAATTAATTCTTTAAACGAAAGAGTTTGAGGCTGTTTGAGTCTAGTTTAGGAGAAATAGAATATATAACATATTACTGCAAAATCTAGCAaatgcaataataaacaatgttaaatgtttagAGCCAATTCAAAGCAGCTCAATAGGAATCTTCAGGCTCATATGTGCCACCTGTCACAGGCCACAGTCAAAATAGCTCCATTTGAGGTGTGCAGTCTTTCTAACTGCAGATTCTAAAATAGACAACGAAATACATCAGGTTAACATAGCTCTTTGGCACACATAGATTTGTATTAAGTACCATGTAAGGTCATATCATGTCACATAGTTAATCCATATAGGCTACATCAGCGCATTCTACTTAGCCTTCTGGGTCATAAATAGGAGAATGTGGAAGCTTTTGAGCGGCCCTTGAACACAGGGACTGTGTTCCAATTTGCGTACTTCTGTACTTACAATACCTAATATGAGTGTACAAGCCAATGAGTACAGGAGTATGTGAATTGGAACACAGCCAGGGCTTGTAGTCTACAGGGGGCCTGAAGTGGCCTTGAATGGCCCCGGGCCAGGGGCTGCCCGACAGGGGGAAGGGAAGTCTTACCATATTGTTGTCAAAGTCGATAATCAACCGAGCAAATAAAAGGGAAGCGGTCCAACGCTTAATGGGCCAGGATGGCTGCAGTTCTCTGTTGTTTGATGAGTGCGTGACGGGCTGAAATGCACAGCCAACTGTTTGGTGCCCTATTCCTTACCGTAGCATCGCATGCACGTTGTCATTGTATGTACAGTAGtacattactgtaattactgtaatgGCACACTGAAGAACAACAAACTGTTATTCAGCTACTGCCACTGacatggatatgtgtgtgtgtgtgtgtgtgtgtgtgtgtgtgtgtgtactctgcaTTCCTCACTTGCATCAGAAATACATATAATCTTCATAATTTTGTTGTTATcctcattgcacacacacacgctcaaattCATGACCCCACCCATGTGTGTCCTGCTGTGCTGTGATTAAATCAGTGAGTCAGGAGTGCGAATGTGTAATTTTAACACGTTTCTGCTTTCTCAGTGACAGGAGGGCAGGCTGGCAGCTACTAATGAAGCAATATGGGCTGTTTCCATCCACACAGGCCGCTCTACTGAactgtgtgtgaatgcaaaCAGGAATCTACTGTATCTGCGAGCCTTTTAACCCAACACTATTGCTTAATGTGCTGGCTCGGCTCTTGCATAGTTTTATTCTCCATTTCCTTTAGTTGGCCTCCGAGCAATTgaaggtgatgtttgcagttgCTAGTGCAGTGACTTTTTTTAAAGGTGTGAAAAAGCAAGCTGTGAcgtgcgagagaaagagagagagagagagaaagagagaatgcatGTGCCAGACTCATGTTGAAACAACTGATGAATAGGAGGATGTGCGGTTTGCGGTTTGCGGCATGCGCTGCATGGTCTTTTACGTTTAGTGATGCACTAAATGATGCAACCGGAAAATTAATCTTATCCCTCCTTCGTGAATGTATTGCATAGATCTCTTCTCTTCCACATCTCTTTACAAAAGTAGttgccatttttaaaaaaattgtaGCAATCTTTGTTGCTATTGGGAGTTGTTCAAACCTTTTTAGATCAGATTTTTTGAAATCACAGAGCTTTGCTCAGGAGCagttcacagaaacacacacatacttgtgcTACACATTTATAAGTTACCCAATTTATTCTTATCCTTATATGGATATATACAACTTCAACTTATGCACATCACATGCTCATGGCATTGGACACTTGGATGTAATGTCTAATGTAAAGTATTTTGTTAGGCCTGGTAAGATAGCCAAATTGTCTGTTATCAGTGATAACAAGGACACATCAATGAAAACATACATGCTTTGAAGTCATTATCAGTCCATTCTTTTACTTATTTGAAGTCTTAAGATTTAAGATATATtgttgttaatattgtacacACTGGCATGTGGTCATTTGCTTTGTCATCAGACAGTCGAAATATTTCACAAATTAATTTGTTACATTTGATTCTTACTTTGTTTAATTTGGAATAGCATAACTTTGGAATAGAATACTATGGGACCTGTATGCCTTCATGAGTATTAATATACATGTTTGTTCATTCTCATCTTTATTCAGGAAGAAAGCTACACCCCATACTCTATGGACATGTCTTACACCCTAtaccaggggttcccaaccttttttggcaggtgaccctattttgatgtcacaaaatGTTGGTGACCCCAATCATTCACACTATTTCAATTGTAACACCCAGTCGAGAGTGGTACTTTGATTCCCCCCAAATGTCCTAGCAAGCTAATTCGTTTGGCTACCTTTGTGTATGtggttgttttgctactttgtttggAGCGTTGATCAAGCATGATTTATGTAGCCAGATTGTAATGAAGGATCttttaatgtaatgtactggTCAATTGTAAGATACCCAGTATCTCAGGCGACCCCATTTGAATTTCAAGCGACCCCACATGGGGTCCCTCCCGACCCTAAGGTTTTGAAAACGATGCCCTTCACAGAGATAGCAAGATAGTAACTCCAGTCTCACCTTCAGTTTGAACCTTGCCTTAAAGTGTATATGTCAGGTTAAATTTGTTATTATGATTAACACAAAATAGTTAGGGGAAAGACACGTTTGACAAGTCTATGTAttgttttgaatgtttttttaacCAGTAGATTTTCAGCATTTTGGATAAATGTTTTTTGATTCCTTGGAGAATGGACTTTAtgacacactcacttacagtaCTATCCTCTCACAAAATTGAAGAATCTCTTTcacttgtgtctgtctgtcttacaCTCAGCTTATATTAGCCTCCTCCATTTCATCTCTAGTTTTCTTTgctccacacatacaccctaAGACCTATAGGTATAGGCTATGcaggttgttgttttttatacCATTTACATGTTGATCCACTGAATTGAAAAATGTGACTATACACAGCTTGTCTGTTGCACATTGCTGTTTGGAGAAAAGCTTAACCACACCGAGTTGTGATAACCACAGTGATGGGTGAACTGCGACATAGAGAGTAAATATTTCCGGGTTAGTGGTTGGAGAGTAAGGATTTGGTTAAATCTGCCAAATCAGATTCTGCACATTTCTGTCAAGTCACAGTAGCTTTATAATTATTTATCAACCATcacagtttctttttttttttaaacatcccAAGTCCCATGTAGAGTGTTGACTCTTATCTGAAGTTGTGTGGGTCTGATGTGTCAGAGGGGGTTTGATTATTGGAAGAGGTAGTCAGGCAGAGAGTGGCGGAGTGGGAGGGTGTTAGTTTGCTTTACGCTTTTGTGGTTCCCCTGCGCTTTCTTTTTGACACATCTAAAGTACCAATCTGATGCCTTGCCACCCCGTCCCGTGGCGCTCTCAGGCAGGGAGAAAGTGCTGGTGACCTCGCCCTCCGCTGCTCTGGCCACTCCAGTCCTGCCATGGCAGAAGGCTTGGCTCCACTGCCGTGCCAGCCTCGCCACGGTCTCCACTCCACCATGGCAGGGAAATCGGGCGCTGCTGCCATTCCTGTGTTTTTTTGGAGCACCTGATTTCACAGAATTTTCAAGTGTCGatgccccccaccaccccctttTTTCCATGCATCCAATTTTCTAATTAGAAAAAGCACTGACTCGTAAAACAGAGAGGGCTGAATGGGGAAAGGTGTTTGCTTGCTTCTTCACGCATCTTTGGTGTATTTAGCAACTTACGCATGTAGGCATACAAGGAGTACACACCTGCCGATAAAAATGTCACCGGGACAGGTTGGAGCAGATTTGGACAACAGAAGGTCAAGGCCTTTAGTGACCTCCTCCCCTTCTTACCCCCTATGAGTATTTGTATGGTTCAGTCCATTCTCCTGTAAAGAGAAGCAGCAGGAGTGAACCATCACATTTGGTCCCCAGCGTGGGGGCGGTTGGTGAACGGTCACGTTCCAGCTACCCCATGGAGTGCCTCTTCTGCCTCTTCAGGCAAACCATACCCATCCTCATTTGCATTCGCTAATTAGATGCTGTTAGCATCATTTTGTATGTGACACCCTTATAAAGCCACTAAATCAATGTGACAACCACTTGATACAAAGCACACAGTAGTTTAAACTGGTCATCGACTCATGATTTAATTTAAGGCAGCAATATGTACATATGAGTGCAGGTACTTACTAACTGGAAATCAGCTGACCAATAGGGACTGAAGGGACTGTAGGGACTTTCTTCAAATATTCAAAATTTAGCCTAACTCAAATGGATGGGTAAGTCATATATTTTTTCAGCATGTGTGTAGATTAAATCAGCAGTTTAGCCTGGCACCTTGTTTAAACAGTTGAGCTCCAGGGGGCCCACTGAAGTATATTTTGAACCACAAGCTTTAAAAAGAAACTGGGAGGTCGCTATTCCTCTCACAGGATCTGACAGTTTCCATCTTCGAACAGGAAGTTGACTCCTTTGGTCACTGCCAGGGCCAATCTGACACCACTCTCATTATCACTCCATCTGAGCCCCATTAAACAGTCCTGTGCCAGGGTGCATGACTGAGGCTCGGTGGATCTCATACTGTAATGTGGTACTTCCTTCCCTCACATGCACATGATATCATGTCATTGTTTGTTATTTCATGTCATGTTGTTTTAATATTTAGTTTAAAAGTCAATGCTGAGTTGGGAAGGGAGCATAATCCATTCTGGATCATCATCCACCAAAATGTCTAACACCAGTAAACAGATTGATAAAAGATATAGATTTGATTGGAGTATTGGTAAATCAATTCTTAAAAGATCCTccctgaaggtgtgtgtgtgttcatgtgtaagAATGTTTACTGCTCAGTTTTGATGTATCTGCATTTTCAATATATTTCATTTAAATTTAGAATGTAGACGGCAAACCCATAAACACTGTAAATTCATGaaattacatatttatttatcacAATCTGTATGTAGTCTTTTCTGTTGCTTCTGAATAGATGGGTGTAGGATATTGGTATTTACTCCTCAACATTAGATTAACAAACATTACCAGACATTTCTTTATCAATATTCATCAAAGGCTTCATAAAGGAATAGACAACTTGCATTAGCCAGCCAACGTGGCAGAGCCAATGTGTCCCACAAGTGTATTTAGACGTTTCCCTTTGAAAATCTGCTGAGTCTCCCATCACATTGTGATTAACAATTTGCTTAGAGCTCCCTCTATCTTTGTCTGTCATTATTATTCTGCAGATGATTGAAATCTTAGTTCCTGGTGCATGCACTGTGGCAAATGTAGACAAGGTTCATTTCATCCATTGATTGATTTATTGGTTTCTCAGCTTACCAGTATCCCAGAGGTAATACGTAAGCTCTTTATTTTTCACTAAGGCACATTGTGCGCAAACAAACCTAAGCCTGAGGTAATTAATCGGCTTTATGTGAAGTTTTAATGCAGAAATGCCCCATGAATCAGTTATTGAGTGTGACAGAGACTTTGGTTTCCTAATGAACTATGTTAGAAATTCATCATGTTCCTAGTTTAGTCTAGTCAAACAGACTCTGAAAATgattcagtttttgtcatgttACTTCACAGTCTCTCTCCCATTTGAGTGTGATCTTTTGTTATTATTTCAATCATAAAGATTTTCTTTATATCTATTGGTCTAAATACATGTTTATGAGGTTACAATGTTTTGACACTTTGTGTCTGTAAATCATAAAGACCAAAGGTGTGTACACATCAATGCCATATCAAGGTTAGTCCTTGAAAGTTTTTAATAAGCACTACAACTTTTTTATTGAGTTGCATAATGTTACGCCATACAAATGGTGCTATCAATAGTTACAGAATCATCTAATCATCTGTATATCACTGATCACTTTTGTCATTTTCTGTACTTAACCGTACTCTAGTGAGCATTACAGGCAGATGATTGAAGCGGTCATACCTCATAATGCAAATTGAATGTCTAACATTACTCGTATAACTAACCTCTTCAAATTGCTATGCATGTCCATTGTCTGTATGGATGCTTCACAATTGCTTGATGAAAGTTGAAGCAGGTGGTTAGTGTGAATGGCTATCCTGTCATTGGAGGCATCAGATGACTTATGGGAATGTCTATAATCAATTACATTTCAGTCAGTTGCAGTATAAGCTTTTTGAAGACATGAAAGGCGAATAGGCATTAAGGCATGCAAGTGCTATTAATGCCAAAGGATAAAGCCAAATGTATAAGACCTCTGTCAGCATGCACACTTCCATACTTACATAAAATGCATGCACATCAGAATTAAATAAGAATAATTAATCTTGTACTTAAATAACAAAATCAGGTCAAAAAATAGAGAGAAGCACTTGAAATTATTTAGAACACTTCCAAACAGATTGGAATTGTCTCACATAGCACATGTCCAACCCCCCACTTGCATTTCTCTATCCTAGCTCCTGATTCTTTTGTCACTTTTTTTTAGAAAGATTCTCACTGTATAT is a genomic window of Alosa sapidissima isolate fAloSap1 chromosome 10, fAloSap1.pri, whole genome shotgun sequence containing:
- the eomesb gene encoding eomesodermin homolog b, producing MVVIRRGIGAVHTPSACGRGKRCESDSVIPTQKQGEQGAVVIACMMQLGEGELDDTSINLPKSFCHSLTENNKNSPGTVPTDFQEVNPPASQPQPGAKKFLSKTENDEMLGERQNDALSLSKASVQDRKSSLTTEEEDASSNRLGGISPDRYFISASSHQTQDMNPCSLFPYPGQAGTIYAGSDGARYSASLHYSSVLPSTGFSPVCTGRGQCGSGYQFGQGHGCIYPSYQGSGPGIGPMPLSGTGTGLRAQVYLCNRPLWMKFHRHQTEMIITKQGRRMFPFLSFNITALRLNVHYNVFVEIVLADPNHWRFQGGKWVTCGKADNNMQGNKVYVHPESPNTGAHWMRQEISFGKLKLTNNKGASSSNSQMIVLQSLHKYQPRLHIVEVGEEGVEDLNCDSKTQTFTFVENQFIAVTAYQNTDITQLKIDHNPFAKGFRDNYDSMYTAPDGERFTPSPTDSPRSHQIVPGARYAMQPFLQDQLVTNQGRFYNGERAVPQTNGLLSPQTEDVGSASAQRWFVAPMQQTSANKLDMASYDGDYSSGLLPYGIKPLPLPTSHSFGYYSDSAFTSVAAGWGPRSAYQRKMTTTGLPWSPKPSPTGFTDDQMCEKDKAREEGLSGAQQTPAWLETPSSLKPLDAADPGVYAIGCKRRRVSPEESSVEGSPTVKGEDLGVPENLARETSSKSMGYYAFYTSP